The following are encoded in a window of Roseimaritima ulvae genomic DNA:
- a CDS encoding MarR family winged helix-turn-helix transcriptional regulator, translating to METTPPTDLAAELGKQNGFACLQEETYLNLVRTHEPLQAEFARFFKSHGISDAQYNALRILRGAGRPLQVYQIAEQMISQQTDISRLIHRLHAADLIRRERCSEDRRVVWVQLTDKAKRLLKKMDQPLRQLHASQFPSLSSKELKTLNDLLFKARQAAGS from the coding sequence ATGGAGACAACGCCCCCCACCGATCTAGCCGCGGAACTGGGCAAGCAGAACGGGTTTGCCTGTTTGCAAGAGGAGACGTACCTCAACCTGGTACGCACTCATGAGCCGTTGCAGGCGGAGTTTGCGCGGTTTTTTAAGTCGCACGGTATATCCGATGCGCAGTACAACGCGCTGCGGATTCTGCGTGGTGCCGGCCGGCCGCTGCAGGTCTATCAGATCGCCGAACAAATGATCTCGCAGCAGACCGATATTTCACGGCTGATCCACCGCCTGCATGCGGCGGATTTGATTCGCCGCGAGCGGTGCAGCGAGGACCGCCGGGTGGTCTGGGTGCAGTTGACCGACAAAGCCAAGCGGTTGCTCAAGAAAATGGACCAGCCCCTGCGGCAGCTCCATGCCTCGCAGTTCCCATCGCTGTCTTCCAAAGAACTGAAAACCTTGAACGATCTGTTGTTTAAGGCTCGCCAAGCGGCGGGCAGCTAA
- a CDS encoding serine/threonine protein kinase, translating into MNPSDENDVELRIAEVVARWMQLPAVRRWDAAVVSELIAQHPELAPGLEECLQGLRRIEAVATLSTGDSDAAVVTSEAELPQIPDFQITGELGRGGMGVVYEARQLSLNRVVALKVLPMGRVDRGAVERFVREANTVAGMQHEGIVPVFAVGVHEGLHWFAMQRIEGMPLSQWFAHRKVASRQQAIEEVVRVGIEAAAALDHAHQRGVIHRDVKPGNLLVDSNHKVWLTDFGLARRDVDVTATATGAMLGTPRYMSPEQISHAQHLIDARTDVYSLGATLYEMATGRPPFATESPLQLLNHIQQDEPPAPRQLDGSIPRPLELVILKCLDKDPDRRYATAGELGEDLRAIRDDRPINAKGLPLWVRMERWGKRHQQPLHTAVSAIVLTVAIMGAAFVLWQQTQQMRQGQVRINTPGGLYVASIHPQQPTAEAKAGGAANQAVLVTTPMQAPMPLAAGNYTVRLEGDGNVSQVSQVSVAAGDTAELQYVDRRPPPPQIDIHGKLARSWSGGALAVLGQEALQVFEPGGVLRFSLPLEALAPEEIDTSVEAETDAGNKPAKPPRDRGDPLSFAFQREQVFQGDFDVSHPGFARIARLVPLSLDLDDDQHPDLLVTAARHAAISAVSSSGTVLWKRRLPMGFEANVPTSRFPFRNMPVEAIVGVQPVADLNGDGTADLLINAAVFDPSGFSRPQLFTLSGRDGRSIAVTDLPTVDMRQAGPWPWPGVLRHNRGFNSSQRRSRYLVGYFDQIRSFGQTHDLHNMQWSGNSASSALYVLPTPQLVGEVAATAIKQSIHFIDVATGEAAGPAIPLSEPICRGPLKVQLADGQWGVVVVTGKPSNSYSVCQLSLCVPHENQPRWTVPQSMNAYELVAGAAESSFPLVVDLDQDGESEVITTTNADAPFASSVLECFEATTGKRLWVSPQLIAFAKLADKAVAVGDVDQDGIGDLAVLGIAERPAPQGGPRGILLVVDFVSGRTGQRLGFREEAFATAIDGVVEIDEVHFQGTHLSCSIVYNAVNELELSSLSFTIDLSSHRPATVARGLTLLPGDDSTIAGPAGRWYRRRSGPYAANADHAVWVPRPYRSFRMPATVLANAWTTAQGQPRVLLQDNGVARVVDPLSGETQWEHQAFEQPSRTHVLPAADGEIELLWEDDQHRAAFHNSLNGRLKFQLESPPNRGIHFLDFDQQAPQRFVYALVDADPTPAQQMSSRVPLGYRLLKIDRQQRTVVWSQPMLSWLDVRRPHLQPSRVLQVDVNQDGMLDVIVAHNNKDEVFVQALNGRDGKRMWGTPLELVPSEQLWPWNIRWPQMELVSSRQGRFLLVVDAVANDDQAVQFKCFDIHNGRLLSTIQQPLRQSLRHSTSAGDLQWRVLTPGSNDGLVGLSMVDKTTGHVFVVLQVNPQGQLAVQHRFPTGNRTMTADVDYDGTLDRISIKGEEVTIYAGTSDQPLTSFTLPDSLIIRRIEQAGNQSYLVGHDGDMHCWIELPSGNIAVETHQGFQALTIHHTEYPRLLPHAEGTLLIGTTPEGPLCIELPWNRQKKEALPAAFAMQRPETDSRYLRPIRALGPYRYKSLADVLWLGVLTFLALWLPVVYGVRAIWRRQWSLRALLLAPLLTMLAIYGWRALATLHRGQIGTNVLLGTLVTAAIWSVGYLIVHKHWRPLAMVTAVSALLATLLMFATEQSMVARSPGLIGYWTLPNWLAAVLTTASFLLGIVGVLALRQDMQNRRRKLRWLR; encoded by the coding sequence ATGAATCCTTCCGATGAAAACGACGTGGAGCTGCGGATCGCCGAGGTGGTGGCCCGGTGGATGCAGTTGCCGGCGGTCCGGCGATGGGACGCAGCGGTGGTTTCCGAGCTAATTGCCCAGCATCCCGAGTTGGCACCGGGATTGGAGGAATGTCTGCAAGGACTGCGGCGAATCGAAGCGGTGGCGACCCTCAGTACCGGTGATTCCGACGCCGCGGTGGTCACCAGCGAAGCCGAACTCCCGCAAATTCCCGATTTCCAGATTACTGGTGAACTGGGACGCGGCGGGATGGGCGTGGTCTACGAAGCTCGCCAGTTGTCGCTGAACCGGGTGGTGGCCTTAAAAGTGTTGCCGATGGGGCGGGTCGACCGGGGGGCGGTGGAGCGGTTTGTGCGAGAAGCCAACACGGTGGCGGGGATGCAGCACGAGGGCATCGTGCCGGTGTTTGCGGTCGGTGTCCACGAAGGGTTGCATTGGTTTGCCATGCAGCGGATCGAAGGCATGCCCCTGTCACAATGGTTCGCTCACCGCAAAGTCGCTTCTCGCCAACAAGCGATCGAGGAAGTCGTGCGGGTGGGCATCGAAGCGGCCGCCGCGCTCGATCACGCGCATCAACGCGGCGTGATTCATCGCGATGTCAAACCGGGGAACCTGCTGGTCGACTCAAATCATAAAGTCTGGCTGACCGATTTCGGATTGGCGCGACGGGATGTGGATGTCACGGCGACGGCCACCGGAGCGATGCTGGGCACGCCGCGATACATGAGTCCCGAACAAATCTCTCACGCACAGCACCTGATCGATGCGCGAACCGATGTGTATTCGTTGGGGGCCACGTTGTACGAGATGGCAACTGGTCGACCGCCGTTTGCGACCGAATCGCCGCTGCAATTGTTGAACCACATCCAACAAGACGAACCGCCCGCGCCGCGGCAGTTGGATGGCTCGATTCCACGGCCTTTGGAATTGGTGATCCTCAAATGTTTAGACAAAGATCCCGATCGACGTTACGCCACGGCGGGAGAATTGGGCGAGGACCTGCGTGCGATTCGCGACGATCGTCCGATCAACGCCAAGGGATTGCCCCTGTGGGTGCGGATGGAGCGATGGGGTAAACGCCATCAACAGCCCCTCCATACGGCCGTCAGCGCGATCGTGCTGACCGTCGCGATCATGGGGGCGGCGTTTGTGTTGTGGCAACAAACCCAACAAATGCGCCAGGGGCAGGTGCGAATCAATACGCCTGGCGGATTGTACGTGGCCAGCATCCATCCCCAGCAGCCCACCGCCGAAGCGAAGGCCGGTGGGGCGGCCAATCAAGCCGTGTTGGTGACCACGCCCATGCAAGCGCCGATGCCGCTTGCCGCCGGCAACTATACCGTCCGTTTGGAAGGCGACGGGAATGTTTCCCAGGTTTCGCAGGTAAGCGTTGCGGCTGGCGATACCGCGGAACTGCAGTACGTCGACCGCCGCCCGCCTCCGCCACAAATCGACATCCACGGCAAACTGGCTCGATCCTGGAGCGGGGGAGCGTTGGCCGTGCTGGGGCAGGAAGCCTTGCAGGTCTTCGAACCAGGTGGCGTCCTGCGGTTTTCCCTGCCCCTCGAAGCATTGGCGCCAGAGGAAATTGACACAAGCGTCGAGGCCGAAACCGATGCCGGTAACAAACCTGCCAAGCCCCCGCGTGATCGCGGCGATCCGCTGAGTTTTGCTTTCCAACGCGAGCAGGTTTTTCAGGGCGATTTTGACGTGTCCCATCCCGGTTTTGCCAGAATCGCCCGGCTGGTCCCTTTATCGCTGGACTTGGACGACGATCAACACCCCGACCTGCTGGTCACCGCCGCGCGACATGCTGCCATCAGTGCCGTTTCCTCCTCCGGTACCGTACTTTGGAAACGTCGTTTGCCCATGGGCTTTGAAGCGAACGTCCCGACGTCCCGCTTTCCTTTTCGAAACATGCCTGTCGAAGCGATTGTGGGCGTCCAGCCGGTGGCGGACTTGAATGGGGATGGCACCGCGGACCTGTTGATCAACGCAGCCGTGTTTGATCCCAGCGGGTTCAGCCGGCCGCAACTGTTCACGCTCAGTGGTCGCGACGGTCGCTCCATCGCCGTGACGGATCTGCCGACGGTCGATATGAGGCAAGCGGGGCCTTGGCCCTGGCCCGGGGTGCTGCGACACAACCGTGGATTCAACTCCTCGCAGCGACGCTCTCGGTATTTGGTTGGCTACTTCGATCAAATACGGTCGTTTGGTCAGACACACGATTTGCATAACATGCAGTGGAGCGGGAACAGCGCGTCATCGGCCCTGTATGTGTTGCCAACACCCCAGTTGGTCGGTGAAGTTGCCGCCACAGCCATCAAACAATCGATTCACTTCATCGACGTTGCTACAGGGGAGGCTGCTGGTCCTGCGATCCCGTTGTCAGAACCGATTTGTCGCGGTCCCTTAAAAGTACAGCTTGCCGATGGCCAATGGGGCGTCGTGGTGGTGACAGGAAAACCCAGCAACTCCTATTCGGTATGCCAATTGAGTCTCTGTGTGCCGCACGAAAATCAGCCGCGTTGGACGGTGCCACAAAGCATGAATGCTTATGAATTGGTGGCGGGGGCGGCCGAGAGTTCCTTTCCGCTGGTGGTTGATTTGGACCAGGATGGCGAGAGTGAAGTCATCACCACCACCAATGCCGATGCGCCCTTTGCTTCGTCCGTCCTGGAATGCTTTGAAGCGACAACCGGCAAACGGCTGTGGGTGTCGCCGCAGCTGATCGCGTTTGCCAAGCTGGCGGACAAAGCGGTCGCGGTGGGCGATGTGGACCAGGATGGAATCGGTGATCTGGCCGTGCTGGGCATCGCCGAGCGACCGGCGCCGCAAGGTGGACCAAGGGGCATCCTGCTGGTGGTCGATTTTGTCAGTGGGCGGACCGGACAGCGGTTGGGATTTCGCGAAGAAGCGTTTGCCACCGCCATCGACGGCGTGGTCGAAATCGATGAAGTTCACTTCCAGGGAACTCACCTCAGCTGTTCCATTGTGTATAACGCCGTCAATGAATTGGAACTCTCCTCGCTCAGCTTTACCATCGATCTGTCCAGCCACCGTCCAGCCACCGTGGCTCGGGGGCTGACGCTGTTGCCGGGCGACGACTCCACCATCGCTGGTCCCGCGGGACGTTGGTATCGTCGCCGCAGTGGCCCCTATGCTGCGAACGCGGATCACGCGGTTTGGGTGCCGCGGCCGTATCGCTCGTTCCGCATGCCCGCTACCGTGTTGGCAAACGCTTGGACGACCGCACAGGGGCAGCCTCGCGTACTGCTGCAAGACAATGGCGTCGCGCGAGTGGTGGATCCGCTGAGCGGTGAAACGCAATGGGAACATCAAGCGTTTGAGCAACCTTCACGCACTCACGTGCTGCCCGCGGCGGACGGCGAAATTGAATTGTTGTGGGAAGACGATCAGCATCGAGCCGCGTTTCACAATTCGTTGAACGGACGTTTGAAGTTTCAGCTGGAGTCGCCACCGAACCGCGGAATTCATTTTCTGGATTTCGATCAACAGGCTCCTCAGCGGTTTGTCTACGCGTTGGTCGATGCCGACCCGACGCCCGCCCAGCAGATGTCCTCACGTGTGCCGCTGGGCTATCGTTTGTTGAAAATCGACCGACAGCAACGCACCGTCGTTTGGTCGCAACCGATGCTGTCCTGGTTAGACGTTAGACGCCCACACTTACAGCCTTCCAGGGTGCTGCAAGTCGACGTGAACCAGGACGGCATGCTGGACGTGATCGTGGCTCATAACAACAAGGACGAGGTTTTTGTCCAGGCGCTCAACGGTCGCGATGGCAAACGCATGTGGGGGACGCCGCTGGAGCTTGTCCCCAGCGAACAACTGTGGCCCTGGAATATCCGTTGGCCGCAAATGGAATTGGTTTCCAGCCGCCAGGGGCGCTTTTTGCTGGTTGTCGATGCCGTCGCAAACGATGACCAGGCGGTGCAGTTCAAATGTTTCGATATTCACAACGGCCGCCTGCTGTCGACGATCCAACAACCGCTGCGGCAGTCGTTGCGGCACTCCACTTCTGCCGGCGACCTGCAGTGGAGAGTGCTGACACCGGGCAGCAACGACGGTTTGGTAGGGCTGTCGATGGTCGACAAAACCACCGGGCATGTGTTTGTTGTGCTGCAGGTGAACCCACAAGGTCAATTGGCCGTGCAGCATCGTTTCCCCACCGGCAACCGTACCATGACGGCGGATGTGGACTATGACGGAACGCTGGACCGGATCAGCATCAAAGGCGAGGAGGTGACGATCTATGCCGGGACCTCCGACCAGCCGCTGACGAGCTTTACACTTCCCGACTCGCTGATCATTCGCCGCATCGAGCAGGCCGGCAATCAATCGTATCTGGTGGGGCACGATGGCGACATGCATTGCTGGATCGAATTGCCCAGCGGCAACATAGCCGTGGAAACGCACCAAGGTTTTCAAGCGTTGACGATTCACCACACGGAGTATCCGCGTTTACTACCACACGCGGAGGGAACCTTGTTGATCGGCACGACGCCCGAAGGTCCGCTGTGCATCGAGCTTCCGTGGAACAGGCAGAAGAAGGAAGCGTTGCCGGCTGCCTTCGCCATGCAACGCCCCGAAACCGATTCGCGGTACCTTCGCCCTATCCGTGCTCTGGGACCGTATCGCTACAAATCGCTTGCCGATGTCCTGTGGTTGGGCGTTTTGACATTCCTAGCGCTGTGGCTGCCGGTCGTCTATGGCGTACGTGCCATCTGGCGCAGGCAATGGTCCTTGCGCGCCTTGTTGCTGGCTCCTTTGCTAACCATGTTGGCCATCTATGGCTGGCGTGCCCTGGCGACGTTGCACCGCGGACAAATCGGCACCAACGTCTTGCTGGGAACCTTGGTGACCGCAGCCATCTGGTCGGTCGGATATTTGATCGTCCACAAACACTGGCGGCCGTTGGCAATGGTCACCGCCGTAAGTGCACTGCTGGCGACGTTGTTGATGTTCGCTACCGAGCAGTCCATGGTGGCCCGTTCACCCGGATTAATCGGCTACTGGACGCTGCCCAACTGGCTGGCCGCCGTGCTGACAACGGCGTCGTTTTTGCTGGGCATCGTCGGAGTACTGGCCCTTCGCCAGGACATGCAAAATCGTCGCCGCAAGTTACGTTGGCTACGGTAA
- a CDS encoding sigma-70 family RNA polymerase sigma factor gives MKTEPEQELCDSWSIGRLRPWLQMVAEHEMPAALRGRLEPSDLVQQTLLQAWQGAGGLSDATHAQRLAWLRTILKNTIRDQQRAALAGKRGRGKERLASEVFHDPEARISQHAVAPPAAASAELVAAETAAELAAAIRGLPELQRRVIELRHYEDLSHAEIAVRLDKTESAIRMLWVRALRNLKHE, from the coding sequence ATGAAGACGGAACCCGAACAGGAACTGTGTGACAGCTGGTCCATCGGCCGCTTGCGACCCTGGTTGCAGATGGTTGCCGAGCACGAGATGCCCGCTGCGCTGCGCGGACGCTTGGAGCCCTCGGATCTGGTGCAACAAACGTTGTTACAAGCTTGGCAGGGAGCCGGCGGTCTATCCGACGCCACGCACGCCCAGCGGTTGGCGTGGTTGCGTACGATTCTCAAAAACACGATCCGCGACCAACAGCGGGCCGCTCTGGCAGGCAAACGTGGACGTGGCAAAGAACGCCTGGCTTCGGAAGTGTTTCATGACCCCGAAGCCAGGATCAGTCAACACGCGGTCGCTCCGCCAGCGGCGGCGAGCGCGGAACTGGTCGCCGCTGAAACGGCCGCCGAGTTAGCCGCCGCGATCCGCGGGCTTCCGGAACTGCAACGTCGCGTGATCGAGCTGCGGCATTATGAAGATCTTTCGCACGCCGAGATCGCTGTGCGGCTCGACAAAACCGAATCAGCCATCCGCATGTTGTGGGTCCGCGCCCTACGCAACCTAAAGCACGAATAA
- a CDS encoding polysaccharide pyruvyl transferase family protein, producing the protein MKRRQFLGHAIAAPVALASAPSLWAADADRPARILLRSSWQTVNIGDIAHTPGVLALLEQHLPDAEVMLWASGNLTNEVATMEHERFPKLKIVKGSIRSDGSASNADLQAAIEWTDFLLHGSGPSLVAARDVAAFVKHTGKPFGVYGITHGSFLSGDDGDLLSQAEFVFFRDSVSLELAKQHGVKAPVMAFGPDGAFACDLRDEAGATEFLAANDLEEGKFLCCLSRLRYTPYWTIPGSRRKPDPQRIARNEAMKESDHAPIREAIVRVVRETDLKVLLCPEDMTQMAVGKENLYDKLPEDVKPRVVWREDFWLTDLALSVYVRSAGLFGSEMHSPIMAVGNGIPAIVCRFKEQTSKGIMWRDIGLGDWLFDLDIEAEAARVPDAVIAMARDFEAAKAKTEQARQFVRQRQRETMNVVAKAVGVA; encoded by the coding sequence ATGAAGCGACGACAATTTCTTGGCCATGCGATTGCCGCTCCGGTTGCCTTGGCTTCCGCTCCATCGCTATGGGCCGCCGACGCAGATCGCCCGGCTCGCATCCTGCTGCGATCCTCCTGGCAGACGGTCAACATCGGCGATATCGCTCACACCCCCGGCGTGCTAGCCTTACTTGAACAACATCTGCCCGACGCCGAAGTTATGCTCTGGGCATCGGGTAACCTGACGAACGAAGTCGCCACGATGGAACACGAGCGGTTTCCGAAACTAAAGATCGTTAAGGGCTCGATTCGCTCAGACGGCAGCGCGTCGAATGCGGACCTGCAAGCGGCGATCGAGTGGACGGATTTCCTGCTGCACGGTTCGGGGCCTTCGTTGGTGGCCGCCCGCGACGTGGCTGCGTTTGTCAAACACACCGGAAAACCGTTTGGCGTTTACGGGATCACACACGGTTCCTTCCTGTCCGGCGATGACGGGGACTTGCTGAGCCAAGCCGAGTTCGTGTTCTTTCGCGATTCCGTTTCGCTGGAACTGGCCAAGCAACACGGGGTCAAGGCGCCGGTCATGGCGTTTGGACCCGACGGCGCGTTCGCTTGTGACCTCCGCGACGAAGCGGGCGCCACCGAATTCCTCGCCGCCAACGACCTGGAAGAAGGCAAATTCCTGTGCTGCTTATCCCGCCTGCGGTACACACCCTACTGGACGATTCCGGGCAGCCGGCGCAAACCCGATCCCCAGCGGATCGCCCGCAACGAAGCCATGAAGGAAAGCGATCACGCGCCGATTCGCGAAGCCATTGTCCGCGTCGTCCGCGAAACCGACCTGAAGGTTTTGCTGTGCCCCGAAGACATGACGCAAATGGCTGTCGGTAAAGAAAACCTGTACGACAAGCTGCCTGAAGATGTAAAGCCCCGAGTCGTCTGGCGCGAGGACTTCTGGCTGACCGATCTGGCGCTCAGCGTCTACGTTCGCAGCGCCGGCCTGTTCGGCAGCGAAATGCACTCGCCGATCATGGCCGTCGGCAACGGCATCCCGGCCATTGTCTGCCGCTTTAAAGAACAGACCAGCAAGGGCATCATGTGGCGCGACATCGGGCTGGGCGACTGGCTGTTTGACTTGGACATCGAAGCCGAAGCGGCCCGCGTGCCGGACGCCGTGATCGCTATGGCCCGTGACTTCGAAGCCGCCAAAGCCAAGACCGAACAGGCTCGGCAGTTCGTCCGCCAGCGCCAACGAGAAACCATGAACGTGGTGGCCAAGGCGGTCGGGGTGGCGTAG
- a CDS encoding putative transporter: MSPIASAILIITLVAVCGLLFGSIRIRGIGLGPAGVLFAGILFGHFGASVDHDIAGFTKEFGLILFVFTIGLQLGPGVVELWKKQGIRLNAMALSIVFQAVLLIAGFLLLLDLPPLTAAGLFSGATTNTPSLGAAEQAAQTLESSEDAGGIESLASAYAVAYPGGIIGIIASMLLIRRLFGVNVEKEAAQMKEQEGLDREPIERRSVVIGNSNLDALPFGQIPGIEETGVRLSRIRRAGEDTVHAATDETILHDGDVIQVVGTHSGLDRFTPILGHTVDVDLMKSTGEVEFRRVFVTEPRALRTSLRDLSLDKVYGVTVTRIIRSSVEMTARGSSRFHYGDTAHIVGDKQSLERVTGFLGNSGKSMRETHFSPLFFGIVVGVMLGMIPFTLPGVPFPVRLGFAGGPLVAAIVLSLIGSVGKVVWYIPYSANLALRELGIILFLACAGLGAGETFFESALSLQGVKWMGVGIAVTMVPLLTTGIFARLFWKQNYLTICGVIAGSMTDPPALAFANSLADSEASSTAYAAVYPLTMIMRIIAAQTIVMLFA, encoded by the coding sequence ATGTCTCCTATAGCGTCCGCGATTCTCATAATCACGCTGGTCGCCGTCTGCGGTCTGCTGTTCGGCAGTATTCGGATTCGAGGCATCGGGTTGGGGCCGGCTGGTGTCTTGTTCGCTGGGATCTTGTTTGGGCATTTTGGTGCGTCGGTCGACCATGATATCGCAGGGTTCACCAAAGAGTTTGGGCTGATCCTGTTCGTGTTCACGATTGGGTTGCAGTTGGGGCCCGGCGTGGTGGAGTTGTGGAAGAAGCAGGGCATCCGCCTGAACGCCATGGCTCTTTCGATCGTGTTTCAGGCCGTGTTGTTGATCGCCGGGTTTTTGCTGCTGTTGGATCTGCCCCCGTTAACGGCTGCGGGTTTGTTCAGTGGTGCGACGACCAACACGCCTTCGTTGGGGGCTGCCGAGCAGGCGGCACAGACGCTTGAGAGCAGTGAAGACGCGGGCGGGATCGAATCGCTGGCGTCGGCCTATGCGGTTGCCTATCCCGGCGGAATCATCGGGATCATCGCCTCGATGTTGCTAATCCGGCGCTTGTTCGGAGTCAATGTCGAGAAGGAAGCGGCCCAGATGAAGGAGCAAGAGGGGCTCGATCGCGAACCCATCGAACGTCGCTCGGTGGTCATCGGCAACAGCAATCTGGACGCCCTGCCCTTTGGCCAGATTCCGGGGATCGAAGAGACGGGAGTGCGACTGTCGCGGATTCGGCGGGCCGGAGAAGATACGGTGCATGCCGCCACGGATGAAACCATCTTGCACGATGGGGACGTGATTCAAGTGGTCGGAACCCACAGCGGGCTTGATCGCTTTACGCCGATCCTGGGGCATACGGTCGATGTCGATTTGATGAAGTCGACCGGCGAAGTTGAATTCCGTCGGGTGTTTGTGACCGAACCGCGGGCTCTGCGTACCTCGCTGCGTGATTTGAGTCTGGACAAGGTTTACGGTGTCACGGTCACGCGTATTATCCGTTCGAGTGTGGAGATGACGGCCCGCGGATCGAGCCGTTTTCACTATGGTGACACCGCGCACATCGTGGGCGACAAGCAGTCGCTTGAACGGGTGACAGGTTTTCTGGGCAACTCGGGTAAATCGATGCGGGAGACCCATTTTTCGCCGTTGTTCTTCGGCATTGTGGTGGGCGTGATGTTGGGGATGATTCCCTTTACCCTGCCCGGCGTTCCCTTTCCGGTACGGCTAGGTTTTGCCGGCGGGCCCTTGGTCGCCGCCATCGTGCTCAGTTTGATCGGCAGCGTCGGCAAGGTGGTTTGGTACATTCCCTACTCGGCGAATTTGGCGCTGCGTGAGCTGGGCATTATTTTGTTTCTGGCCTGCGCGGGGCTGGGAGCTGGGGAGACATTTTTTGAGTCGGCGCTCAGTCTTCAAGGCGTGAAGTGGATGGGCGTGGGGATCGCCGTGACGATGGTCCCGCTGCTGACGACGGGTATCTTTGCCCGCTTGTTTTGGAAGCAAAACTACTTGACCATCTGTGGCGTGATCGCCGGCAGCATGACCGACCCGCCAGCCCTGGCGTTTGCTAATTCGCTGGCCGATTCCGAAGCCAGTTCGACCGCGTATGCCGCCGTCTATCCCCTGACCATGATCATGCGGATCATCGCTGCCCAGACGATCGTGATGTTGTTTGCCTAG
- a CDS encoding DoxX family protein, producing the protein MNSTVQAVLGIVARVMLATIFLMSALGKKIPDFAGTVEYMKAHQVPAPSVLLVGAIAFLLVGSVTVVLGYKARLGAGLLFVFLVLATYYFHNFWNYAADSQEFQMQMIQFMKNLGLMGAMLMIMVNGPGAGSLDARKGEAEDGRLSLGT; encoded by the coding sequence ATGAACTCAACCGTACAAGCCGTATTGGGCATCGTCGCCCGCGTCATGCTGGCCACCATCTTTTTGATGAGCGCTCTGGGCAAGAAGATTCCCGACTTCGCTGGCACGGTGGAGTACATGAAGGCGCATCAGGTTCCGGCGCCCAGTGTCTTGTTGGTCGGCGCGATCGCTTTTTTATTGGTCGGCAGCGTGACCGTGGTGCTGGGCTACAAGGCACGGTTGGGGGCGGGGTTGTTGTTTGTGTTCCTGGTGCTGGCTACCTATTATTTCCACAACTTCTGGAACTACGCGGCGGACAGCCAGGAGTTTCAGATGCAGATGATTCAGTTCATGAAGAACCTGGGCTTGATGGGAGCCATGTTGATGATCATGGTCAACGGCCCCGGGGCGGGCAGCCTGGACGCACGAAAGGGTGAGGCGGAAGATGGTCGTCTTTCGCTCGGGACGTGA